A genome region from Clupea harengus chromosome 7, Ch_v2.0.2, whole genome shotgun sequence includes the following:
- the LOC105907600 gene encoding E3 ubiquitin/ISG15 ligase TRIM25-like, with translation MAEATSYNQDVFTCPICLDLLKDPVTILCGHSYCMGCIKGCWDQEDQKGVYSCPQCRQSFSPRPVLHKNNSFAELVEQTRKTRIHTPSLADRFTEPGDVECDVCTGRKLKAVKSCLECLVSYCETHYEVHNNIHPGRKHSVIEATGQLQERICSQHKKIFEIFCRTDQTCICYPCTMDEHKGHDTVTAAAEWTDKQKQCRETQSKMQQRIQEREKELQELRKAVETLKSSAQTAVEDSEKIFTEMIRSIERRCSEVKELIRDQEKAEVSQAEGLLKRLEQEIAELKRRDAELEQLSHTEDHILFLKCFQSVSDPCQSKDLSCISVNQGVSFEAVKKSVSSLKGQLENFCKEEVMKISAAVTEVHAILTEPVTREDFLQYSCHFTLDPNTAQGNLHLSEGNRRVEWRDEVQSYPDHPERFDWWYQVLCREGVSGRCYWEVEWSGEVSIAVSYKSISRTGGDESRFGCNDQSWCLDVSSSSSSFGHNNKETKLPLVASSRIGVYVDHRAGTLAFYSISDTMTLLHRVQTTFTHTLYPGYELDMGSSVKLLSGSKGLRRMADATPYNQDLFTCPICLDLLKDPVTILCGHSYCMGCIKGCWDQEDLKGVYSCPQCKHTFSPRPVLYKNNIFAELVEQTRKTRIHTSLAHGFAGPGDVECDVCTGRKLKAVKSCLECLVSYCETHYEVHNDVNPGRKHSVIEATRQLQERVCSRHKKIFEIFCRTDQSCICYPCMMDEHKGHDTVTAAAERTDKQKQCRETQSKMQQRIQEREKELQELRKAVETLKSSAQTAVEDSERIFTEMIRSIERRCSEVKELIRAQEKAEVSRAEGLLKRLEQEIAELKRRDAELEQLSHTEDHIHFLKCFQSVSDPCQSKDSSCISVNQGISFEAVKKSVSSLKGQLENFCKEEVMKISAAVTEVHAILTEPVTREDFLQYSCHFTLDPNTAQGKLHLSEGNRRVERSDEVQSYPDHPERFDVWQQVLCREGVSGRCYWEVEWSGGWGVYISVSYKSISRKGGGKECRFGCNDQSWRLRLSSTSSSFWHNNKETELPLVVSSRIGVYVDHRAGTLAFYSISDTMTLLHRVQTTFTHTLYPGLWLESGSSVKLL, from the exons ATGGCAGAAGCAACTTCATATAACCAGGACGTTTTCACATGTCCGATTTGTTTGGATCTACTGAAGGATCCAGTGACTATTCTCTGTGGACACAGTTACTGTATGGGCTGCATTAagggctgctgggatcaggaagatcagaagggagtttacagctgcccccagtgcagacagagTTTCTCTCCAAGACCCGTTTTACACAAAAATAATAGTTTTGCTGAGCTTGTGGAGCAGACCAGGAAGACCAGAATCCATACTCCTTCTCTTGCTGACCGTTTTACTGaacctggagatgtggagtgtgacgtctgcactgggagaaaactcaaagctgtcaagtcctgtctggaatgtctggtgtcttactgtgaaactcactatGAAGTTCACAATAATATTCACCCAGGAAGAAAACACTCCGTGATTGAAGCCACTGGCCAGCTACAAGAGAGGATCTGCTCTCAACATAAGAAgatttttgaaatattttgtcgaaCCGATCAGACTTGTATCTGCTATCCGTGCACGATGGACGAacataaaggccatgacacagtcACTGCTGCGGCAGAATGGACTGACAAACAG AAGCAGTGCAGGGAGACCCAAAGTAAAATgcagcagagaatccaggagagagagaaggagctgcaggagctgaggaaggctgtggagactctcaag agctctgcacagacagcagtggaggacagtgagaagatctttactgagatgatccgctccattgagagaaggtgctctgaggtgaaagagctgatcagagatcaggagaaggctgaggtgagtcaggctgaaggactcctgaagcgactggagcaggagattgctgagctgaagaggagagatgctgagctggagcagctttcacacacagaggatcacatcctTTTCCTCAAG TGTTTCCAGTCCGTCAGTGACCCATGTCAGTCTAAAGACTtatcctgcatctctgtgaaccaaggcgtctcttttgaggctgtgaagaaatcCGTCTCCTCACTAAAGGGGCAGCTGGAGAATTTCTGCAAGGAGGAAGTCATGAAGATATCTGCAGCAG TGACTGAAGTCCATGCCATTCTGACCGAACCGGTGACCAGAGAGGATTTTTTACAAT actcctgtcacttcacactggatccaaacacagcacaaggaaacctccatctgtctgaggggaacaggagggtggaatggagagatgaggtccagtcatatcctgatcatccagagagatttgattggtggtatcaggtgctgtgtagagagggtgtgtctggacgctgctactgggaggttgagtggagtggggaggTTTCTATagcagtctcatataaaagcatcagcaggacAGGAGGTGATGAGAGTAGGTTTGGATGTAATGATCAGTCCTGGTGCCTGGAcgtctccagcagcagctcctctttCGGGCACAATAATAAAGAGACTAAACTCCCTCTGGTGGCCAGCTcaagaataggagtgtatgtggatcacagagcaggaactctggccttctacagcatctctgacacaatgaccctcctgcacagagtccagaccacattcactcacacactctaccctgggtATGAGCTAGATATGggatcatcagtgaagctgTT AAGCGGTTCAAAGGGCCTTAGAAGAATGGCAGACGCAACTCCGTATAACCAGGACCTTTTCACATGTCCGATTTGTTTGGATCTACTGAAGGATCCAGTGACTATTCTCTGTGGACACAGTTACTGTATGGGCTGCATTAagggctgctgggatcaggaagatcTGAAGGGAgtttacagctgcccccagtgcaaaCATACTTTCTCTCCAAGACCGGTTTTatacaaaaataacatttttgCTGAGCTTGTGGAGCAGACCAGGAAGACCAGAATCCATACTTCTCTTGCTCACGGTTTTGCTGGACcaggagatgtggagtgtgacgtctgcactgggagaaaactcaaagctgtcaagtcctgtctggaatgtctggtgtcttactgtgaaactcactatGAAGTTCACAATGATGTAAACCCAGGAAGAAAACACTCAGTGATTGAAGCCACTCGCCAGCTACAAGAGAGGGTGTGCTCTCGACATAAGAAaatttttgaaatattttgtcgaaCCGATCAGAGTTGTATCTGCTATCCGTGCATGATGGACGAacataaaggccatgacacagtcACTGCTGCAGCAGAACGGACTGACAAACAG AAGCAGTGCAGGGAGACCCAGAGTAAAATgcagcagagaatccaggagagagagaaggagctgcaggagctgaggaaggctgtggagactctcaag agctctgcacagacagcagtggaggacagtgagaggatctttactgagatgatccgctccattgagagaaggtgctctgaggtgaaagagctgatcagagctcaggaaaaggctgaggtgagtcgggctgaaggactcctgaagcgactggagcaggagattgctgagctgaagaggagagatgctgagctggagcagctttcacacacagaggatcacatccatttcctcaag TGTTTCCAGTCCGTCAGTGACCCATGTCAGTCTAAAGACTCatcctgcatctctgtgaaccaaggcatctcttttgaggctgtgaagaaatctgtctcctcactaaAGGGGCAGCTGGAGAATTTCTGCAAGGAGGAAGTCATGAAGATATCTGCAGCAG TGACTGAAGTCCATGCCATTCTGACTGAACCGGTGACGAGAGAGGATTTTTTACAAT actcctgtcacttcacactggatccaaacacagcacaaggaaagctccatctgtctgaggggaacaggagggtggagcGGAGCGATgaggtccagtcatatcctgatcatccagagagatttgatgtgtGGCAACaagtgctgtgtagagagggtgtgtctggacgctgctactgggaggttgagtggagtggggggtggggggtttatatatcagtctcatataaaagcatcagcaggaaaGGTGGGGGTAAGGAGTGTAGGTTTGGATgtaatgatcagtcctggaggCTGAGACTCTCCAGCACCAGCTCCTCTTTCTGGCACAATAATAAAGAGACTgaactccctctagtggtcagctccagaataggagtgtatgtggatcacagggcaggaactctggccttctacagcatctctgacacaatgaccctcctgcacagagtccagaccacattcactcacacactctaccctgggcTTTGGCTTGAGTCTggatcatcagtgaagctgTTGTGA